In a genomic window of Demequina muriae:
- a CDS encoding ABC-F family ATP-binding cassette domain-containing protein: MAHLLGAQALHVDFGTGTVLESVTVGLDDGDRIGIVGANGAGKSSLMKILAGRLEPHDGIVTTSRGTRVGVLDQSDHVDPEITVAKAIVGDADEHEWASDPRIRDVMAGLVPDLAADAVVGTLSGGQQRRVALAHVLVDDHDVVFLDEPTNHLDVDGVAWLAEHLNRRWARGRGALAVVTHDRWFLDAVTTRTWEVHDGEVEVYEGGYAAYILQRVERDRIASATESKRQNLLRKELAWLRRGAPARTTKPKFRIDAANELIADVPPIRDSIKLNRMAASRLGKDVVELIRCTVRYPANDGSADADGKGGGEVEVLTEIDWNIGPGERTGILGENGAGKSTLLKLITGDLEPTSGRVKTGSTVKVATLSQQLAELEEHAGERVSAVVKRFSSVSLADGNEMTPTQLLERLGFTPVQLKTQVGRLSGGQRRRLQLLLVLLTEPNVLVLDEPTNDLDTDILAAMEDLLDSWPGTLIVVSHDRYLMERVTDQQYAVIDGRLRHLPGGVDEYVELSRERRAKTGGVGSFGGQTSATGSGGGAAPASAAMPTLDGAEKRALEKELAAAERRLGKLMRETAEVHEAMAEHDQADFEGLATLTEKLRSNAAETSALETRWLELGDRLGK, from the coding sequence GTGGCTCATCTCCTCGGCGCACAGGCGCTTCACGTCGACTTCGGGACCGGCACGGTGCTCGAATCCGTGACCGTGGGCCTCGACGACGGCGACCGTATTGGCATTGTCGGCGCGAACGGCGCCGGCAAGTCCTCCCTCATGAAGATCCTCGCGGGACGGCTGGAGCCGCACGACGGCATCGTCACCACCTCGCGCGGCACCCGCGTAGGCGTGCTCGACCAGTCGGACCACGTGGACCCGGAGATCACGGTCGCGAAGGCGATTGTGGGTGACGCCGACGAGCACGAGTGGGCATCCGACCCGCGCATCCGCGACGTGATGGCCGGCCTCGTGCCCGACCTTGCGGCCGATGCGGTGGTGGGCACCCTTTCGGGCGGACAGCAGCGCCGGGTTGCCTTGGCGCACGTGCTCGTCGACGACCACGACGTGGTCTTCCTCGACGAGCCCACCAACCACCTCGACGTCGACGGCGTCGCGTGGCTCGCGGAGCACCTGAACCGTCGCTGGGCCCGCGGCCGAGGGGCCCTCGCGGTCGTGACTCACGACCGCTGGTTCCTCGACGCAGTGACCACCCGCACATGGGAGGTCCACGACGGCGAGGTCGAGGTCTACGAGGGTGGATACGCCGCGTACATCCTCCAGCGCGTCGAGAGGGACCGCATCGCCTCGGCGACCGAGTCCAAGCGTCAGAACCTGCTGCGCAAGGAGCTCGCGTGGCTCCGGCGCGGAGCCCCCGCGCGCACCACCAAGCCCAAGTTCCGCATCGACGCCGCCAACGAGCTGATCGCGGACGTGCCGCCCATCCGCGACTCCATCAAGCTCAACCGCATGGCAGCCTCGCGGCTCGGCAAGGACGTGGTCGAGCTCATCCGGTGCACGGTCCGGTACCCGGCGAACGACGGCAGCGCCGATGCGGACGGCAAGGGCGGCGGCGAGGTCGAGGTCCTCACCGAGATCGACTGGAACATCGGCCCGGGCGAGCGCACGGGCATCCTGGGCGAGAACGGCGCGGGAAAGTCGACGCTCCTCAAGCTCATCACGGGTGACCTCGAACCCACGTCGGGCCGCGTCAAGACGGGCTCGACCGTCAAGGTCGCGACGCTCTCGCAGCAGCTCGCGGAGCTCGAGGAGCACGCCGGCGAACGAGTCTCGGCCGTCGTGAAGCGGTTCTCCTCCGTCTCGCTCGCGGACGGCAACGAGATGACGCCCACCCAGCTGCTCGAGCGCCTGGGGTTCACCCCGGTGCAGCTCAAGACCCAGGTGGGACGACTATCGGGCGGCCAGCGTCGGCGCCTGCAGCTGCTGCTCGTGCTGCTGACCGAGCCCAACGTGCTGGTGCTCGACGAGCCCACCAACGACCTGGACACCGACATCCTCGCCGCCATGGAGGACCTGCTCGACTCCTGGCCGGGAACCCTCATCGTGGTGAGCCACGACCGCTACCTCATGGAGCGGGTCACGGACCAGCAGTACGCCGTGATCGACGGGCGTCTCCGGCATCTGCCGGGCGGCGTCGACGAGTACGTCGAGCTGTCGCGCGAACGCCGGGCGAAGACGGGTGGCGTGGGCTCGTTCGGGGGCCAGACCTCGGCGACGGGCTCAGGCGGAGGCGCTGCCCCTGCATCGGCCGCCATGCCCACGCTGGACGGGGCGGAGAAGCGTGCCCTCGAGAAGGAGCTCGCCGCCGCCGAGCGCCGCCTGGGCAAGCTGATGCGCGAGACCGCCGAGGTCCACGAGGCGATGGCCGAGCACGATCAGGCGGACTTCGAGGGCCTGGCGACGCTCACCGAGAAGCTGCGCAGCAACGCCGCCGAGACCTCCGCGCTCGAGACGCGCTGGCTGGAGCTGGGAGACCGGCTCGGCAAGTAG
- a CDS encoding LuxR C-terminal-related transcriptional regulator, whose protein sequence is MKRPVLTSDDAAHVVTTVDTAGAVLITGPRGIGKSHLLRAAATLVNADGLSPLEVTGSPAAATVPLGAFAGVLREHDGALTPSAVIGSLTRRRSRALLLVDAADLLDESSQMVVGHLVRSAGMKAVLTARELGDCPDELRSLYDSGVMTELNLDRLPDGALSDAIASWLGGPVTPGTLRAVLAAADGNPLVAREIVAGTVATGALHETPHGWELDGPIAATPRLSQLIGAHLDTLEADELDAAASVALAGSLPEAAVADAHRRPLVRAGIVSRDDDGWLHSSQPLLAEAVRARVVDGHWRDLARSTVAALEAAAVQWPDRAAELERRGSVIALEHQLPLEAPRCLDLATHALGAGDPALAFRAADAAAAVESAHHARALRLRGLASSALGRADDADRDLRASLAAGDTDPDIAASALALASHLGLAGRDPRGALAVLADAQDRVLDDEWRGHLERSAVRWTSVAGAGGVEAEAPAEVTEAEAAMGIATMATAAVISGPLHHADALVRRFRALPQAVVAQAPGAAALTELASIMALSYSGDVRATRARLTAQIDLSLRHAPETSGAWEYALGIVELFAADAGQAHERACDAVQHLEWRDPMGLLPAASALRGAAAAGAGLELEAIEAWRGVPEESAMDPKVAVLKSWAEAWDAASARRRTEAGARLREGAAAMITAQHTYFAGKLAHCAIRVGGGDDEALALLAQAHAAAGGGLLAVLLEHGQAMRASDAPQLDALAEDLVELGAVVSAADTWLTLAQQQERFGASELDARRWQVKASALRATVPCMALWQQEQSATGALLSRREYEVASLAVQRLTAKEIASINDVSPHTVTNQLNSAFRKLGVSSRTELREVWAEAGGRSSDYP, encoded by the coding sequence ATGAAGCGACCAGTCCTGACATCTGACGACGCCGCGCACGTGGTCACCACCGTTGACACCGCAGGCGCGGTGCTGATCACGGGGCCACGCGGCATCGGCAAGTCGCACCTCCTGAGGGCGGCGGCCACGCTCGTCAACGCCGACGGCCTGTCACCGCTCGAGGTGACGGGCTCCCCCGCCGCGGCCACGGTCCCGCTCGGCGCGTTCGCGGGAGTGCTGCGTGAGCACGATGGCGCGCTCACGCCGAGCGCCGTCATCGGCTCGCTCACCAGGCGCCGGTCCCGCGCGCTGCTGCTCGTCGACGCGGCGGACCTGCTCGACGAGAGCTCTCAGATGGTGGTCGGGCACCTGGTGCGATCCGCCGGCATGAAGGCGGTGCTCACCGCGCGCGAGCTCGGCGACTGTCCAGACGAGCTGAGGAGTCTGTACGACTCCGGGGTGATGACGGAGCTGAATCTGGACAGGCTTCCCGACGGAGCGCTCAGCGACGCCATCGCGTCGTGGCTGGGCGGGCCCGTCACGCCCGGCACCCTGCGTGCGGTCCTGGCCGCGGCGGACGGCAACCCGCTGGTGGCCCGAGAGATCGTCGCCGGCACCGTGGCGACGGGCGCCCTTCACGAGACCCCGCACGGGTGGGAGCTCGATGGCCCCATCGCGGCGACGCCGCGGCTGTCGCAACTGATCGGCGCCCACCTCGACACGCTCGAGGCCGACGAACTGGACGCCGCCGCATCGGTCGCCCTGGCGGGATCGCTGCCCGAGGCCGCCGTCGCGGATGCGCACCGCCGCCCGTTGGTACGCGCCGGCATCGTCTCCCGGGACGACGACGGCTGGCTCCACTCGAGCCAGCCGCTGCTCGCCGAGGCCGTGCGGGCTCGAGTCGTCGACGGGCACTGGCGTGACCTGGCCCGGAGCACGGTCGCGGCGCTCGAAGCGGCCGCCGTGCAGTGGCCCGATCGCGCCGCCGAGCTCGAACGCCGGGGCTCGGTGATCGCGCTCGAGCATCAGCTCCCGCTCGAGGCGCCGCGATGCCTGGACCTCGCGACTCACGCGCTCGGAGCGGGCGATCCCGCCTTGGCCTTCCGCGCCGCCGATGCCGCCGCCGCGGTGGAGTCCGCACACCACGCCCGCGCGCTGAGGCTGCGCGGGCTCGCTTCCTCCGCGCTGGGCCGTGCCGACGATGCCGATCGCGACCTGCGCGCGTCGCTCGCCGCAGGCGACACCGACCCCGACATCGCCGCATCGGCGCTCGCGCTGGCGAGCCACCTGGGGCTGGCAGGGCGCGACCCTCGCGGGGCCCTCGCCGTGCTCGCCGACGCGCAGGATCGGGTCCTGGACGACGAGTGGCGCGGCCATCTCGAGAGGTCCGCCGTGCGCTGGACCTCGGTGGCAGGAGCGGGTGGCGTCGAGGCTGAGGCCCCCGCCGAGGTCACCGAGGCCGAGGCGGCGATGGGCATCGCCACCATGGCGACCGCGGCCGTCATCTCGGGTCCGCTCCATCACGCCGATGCGCTCGTGCGCCGGTTCCGCGCGCTGCCCCAGGCCGTCGTGGCTCAGGCTCCTGGCGCGGCGGCGCTCACGGAGCTGGCGTCGATCATGGCGCTGTCTTACTCGGGGGACGTGCGAGCGACGCGCGCTCGACTCACCGCACAGATCGACCTCTCGCTGCGCCATGCTCCCGAGACCAGCGGCGCATGGGAGTACGCGCTGGGCATCGTGGAGCTGTTCGCGGCCGATGCCGGTCAGGCCCACGAGCGCGCATGCGACGCGGTGCAGCACCTCGAGTGGCGGGACCCGATGGGGCTGCTCCCCGCAGCGAGCGCGCTGCGGGGCGCGGCGGCGGCAGGTGCGGGCCTCGAGCTCGAGGCGATTGAGGCGTGGCGAGGCGTCCCCGAGGAGTCGGCGATGGACCCCAAGGTCGCGGTGCTGAAGAGCTGGGCCGAGGCATGGGACGCGGCCTCAGCTCGCCGACGCACCGAGGCCGGGGCGCGCCTGCGTGAGGGCGCCGCCGCGATGATCACCGCACAGCACACGTACTTCGCCGGCAAGCTGGCTCACTGCGCCATCCGGGTGGGCGGCGGTGACGACGAGGCGTTGGCGCTCCTCGCCCAGGCGCACGCCGCGGCCGGTGGAGGGCTGCTCGCCGTGCTGCTCGAACACGGTCAGGCGATGCGCGCCAGCGACGCACCGCAACTGGATGCGCTCGCCGAGGACCTGGTGGAACTGGGCGCCGTGGTCTCGGCTGCGGACACGTGGCTGACCCTCGCCCAGCAACAGGAGCGGTTCGGCGCGAGCGAACTGGACGCGCGCCGCTGGCAGGTGAAGGCGAGCGCGCTGCGCGCCACGGTCCCGTGCATGGCACTGTGGCAGCAGGAGCAGTCGGCCACGGGAGCCCTGCTGAGCAGGCGCGAGTACGAGGTCGCATCGCTCGCCGTCCAGCGCCTCACCGCCAAGGAGATCGCGTCGATCAACGACGTCTCGCCCCACACGGTGACCAACCAGCTGAACTCGGCGTTCCGCAAGCTCGGGGTGTCGAGCCGCACCGAACTGCGCGAAGTATGGGCGGAAGCTGGCGGACGCAGCTCCGACTACCCTTGA
- a CDS encoding leucine-rich repeat domain-containing protein, producing MTHVTTAARAAASALITALAVAALTLVGAPAHAADAVLSGITYSEIDPADPSAGAIVTGYDSSAHPGHPAVTIPDQVEIDGDLHDVVEIGDEAFFQESIASVDLPQSLVRIGDSAFRLNDLTEVDFPLSLEWIGTLAFAANEIGQVTLPQYVAVVQPSAFYDNAITSIGLSPAMTLLRSGVFGANALTDVTIPASITQIQNEVFTENPSLDTVTFHGPAPEYIGVDGRNPIADDQGVTDPVIRFFSTHLDTFSWPTWEGFESLPVARVAFDDPHLGTPVFGGTINVELDQSDGDPYGYLDPYYDSEFDIAAPAGYALAGWSANGQPFEVGDRVTGDTVLTPLWIDTTAVRSVVITASATEVEAGGSVTMAAEGYNALGDSLGDVTADMQFSSDVPTDEVDGATITFPTASPHVISGTYLPLEITAEPVVVEVLAAEVDDVPVDDVPAEAAGDSTGSAEDAAGGTPVAALAETGLEEQRAPIAAAAVMIALGAGLVALRRYRLG from the coding sequence ATGACACACGTCACTACCGCCGCGCGCGCCGCGGCGTCCGCCCTCATCACGGCACTCGCTGTGGCCGCTCTCACTCTGGTGGGAGCACCGGCGCATGCCGCCGACGCCGTGCTGAGCGGCATCACCTACTCCGAGATCGATCCGGCGGATCCGAGCGCGGGGGCGATCGTGACGGGCTACGACTCCTCCGCCCACCCGGGCCACCCTGCCGTGACGATCCCGGACCAGGTGGAGATCGACGGAGACCTGCACGACGTGGTCGAGATCGGCGACGAGGCCTTCTTCCAGGAGTCGATCGCGTCGGTGGACCTGCCGCAGTCGCTCGTGCGCATCGGGGACTCCGCCTTCCGCCTCAATGATCTCACCGAGGTGGACTTCCCACTCTCGCTCGAATGGATCGGCACGCTGGCGTTCGCGGCCAACGAGATCGGCCAGGTGACGCTTCCGCAGTACGTGGCGGTGGTGCAGCCCAGCGCGTTCTATGACAACGCGATCACCTCGATCGGCCTGTCGCCGGCGATGACCCTGCTGAGGTCCGGGGTGTTCGGCGCCAACGCCCTCACCGATGTCACCATCCCCGCCTCGATCACCCAGATTCAGAACGAGGTCTTCACGGAGAACCCGTCGCTCGACACGGTGACCTTCCACGGTCCGGCGCCCGAGTACATCGGCGTCGACGGGCGCAACCCCATCGCTGACGACCAGGGCGTCACGGATCCCGTGATCCGCTTCTTCTCGACACACCTCGACACGTTCAGCTGGCCCACGTGGGAGGGGTTCGAGTCGCTCCCGGTCGCACGCGTGGCCTTCGACGATCCCCACCTCGGCACCCCCGTGTTCGGGGGCACCATCAACGTCGAGCTCGATCAGTCCGACGGCGATCCCTACGGATACCTGGACCCGTACTACGACTCAGAGTTCGACATCGCCGCCCCCGCCGGCTACGCGCTCGCGGGATGGAGCGCCAACGGCCAGCCGTTCGAGGTGGGGGACCGCGTCACGGGAGACACGGTCCTGACCCCGCTGTGGATCGACACCACCGCCGTGCGCTCCGTCGTGATCACCGCCTCGGCCACCGAGGTCGAGGCGGGCGGCTCGGTCACCATGGCTGCCGAGGGCTACAACGCCCTGGGCGACTCCCTGGGCGACGTGACGGCGGACATGCAGTTCTCCTCCGACGTCCCGACCGACGAGGTCGACGGCGCCACCATCACGTTCCCCACCGCCAGCCCTCACGTCATCTCCGGCACCTATCTGCCGCTCGAGATCACGGCCGAGCCCGTCGTGGTCGAGGTGCTCGCCGCCGAGGTGGACGACGTCCCCGTGGATGACGTCCCAGCGGAGGCCGCCGGTGACAGCACCGGGTCCGCGGAGGACGCGGCTGGTGGCACGCCGGTCGCCGCACTCGCCGAGACAGGTCTCGAGGAGCAGCGTGCGCCGATCGCGGCGGCGGCGGTCATGATCGCGCTCGGCGCCGGTCTGGTGGCCCTGCGCCGCTACCGCCTCGGCTGA
- a CDS encoding acetate kinase, whose translation MGMALVLNCGSSSVKYQVVDTTVDEPLAVGLVERVTDHSEAIRQIIDSLSEPGSGVDLKQLTVVGHRVVQGGAEFSAPTIIDDDVEREIAKLSTLAPLHNPPNLAGITAARQAFPQLPHVAIFDTAFHSTLPEAAYTYAIDRRVAKEHGVRRYGFHGTSHSYVSRETARLMGRPVEDLSMIVLHLGNGASAAAIQGGRSVDTSMGLTPLEGLVMGTRSGDIDPAVTLHLARTAGMTIDEVDALLNRRSGMLGLTGYSDMRDVWRTAEEGSHEARLGLDVYCRRIRGYVGQYYAQLGHLDAVVFTAGVGENDDGVRLESLAGLTELGIEIDPDRNAGRKKQPTLVSTDASRIQVWVVPTNEEREIALQSIAAVS comes from the coding sequence GTGGGGATGGCACTCGTCCTCAACTGCGGCTCGAGTTCCGTCAAGTACCAGGTGGTCGACACCACTGTCGACGAACCGCTGGCCGTGGGCCTCGTGGAGCGGGTGACCGACCACTCCGAGGCGATCCGCCAGATCATCGACTCGCTCTCCGAGCCCGGCTCCGGGGTGGACCTCAAGCAGCTCACCGTCGTGGGACATCGCGTGGTGCAGGGGGGCGCGGAGTTCTCGGCGCCCACGATCATCGACGACGACGTGGAGCGAGAGATCGCGAAGCTCTCCACGCTCGCGCCGCTCCACAATCCCCCCAACCTCGCCGGCATCACCGCGGCGCGCCAGGCGTTCCCCCAGCTGCCTCACGTCGCGATCTTCGACACCGCGTTCCACTCCACCCTTCCCGAGGCGGCCTACACGTACGCCATCGATCGCCGAGTGGCGAAGGAGCACGGCGTCCGCCGCTACGGCTTCCACGGCACGTCGCACAGCTACGTCTCACGGGAGACCGCCCGGCTCATGGGCCGCCCGGTCGAGGACCTGTCGATGATCGTCCTGCACCTGGGCAACGGCGCGTCCGCAGCCGCGATCCAGGGTGGCCGCTCCGTGGACACGTCGATGGGCCTGACGCCGCTCGAGGGTCTGGTCATGGGCACGCGCTCCGGCGACATCGACCCCGCGGTGACTCTCCACCTCGCCCGCACCGCCGGCATGACCATCGACGAGGTGGACGCTCTCCTCAACCGACGCTCGGGCATGCTCGGCCTCACCGGGTACTCCGACATGCGGGACGTGTGGCGGACTGCCGAGGAGGGCTCCCACGAGGCCCGTCTGGGACTCGACGTGTACTGCCGCCGCATCCGCGGATACGTGGGGCAGTACTACGCACAGCTGGGTCACCTCGACGCGGTGGTGTTCACCGCAGGAGTGGGCGAGAACGACGACGGCGTGCGCCTCGAGTCCCTCGCCGGACTCACCGAGCTCGGCATCGAGATCGATCCGGACCGCAATGCGGGACGCAAGAAGCAGCCGACGCTGGTGAGCACGGATGCCTCGCGCATTCAGGTCTGGGTCGTTCCCACGAATGAGGAGCGCGAGATCGCCCTGCAGTCGATCGCGGCGGTGTCGTAG
- the pta gene encoding phosphate acetyltransferase, translating into MEGVSRSIYIASAEGHTGKSTVALGITALLTRTVGRVGVFRPVARVADGSDYVLDLLLGHDGVDLSYEDSVGVTYDDVHEDPEKALATIVARYHEVAKKCDAVVIVGTDYTDVSGAAEFEFNARIAANLGSPVALVVHGRDRTPHEISQVVEQSRSELEFHHARVAAVFANRCDPEQLDEVRAVLPADIGVSALPEEPVLVAPLLSALVEAVDGTLVSGDASLLSREVRDVTVGAMMPEHLIERLREGAVVITPGDRSDALLALLAAHAAEGFPALAGIILNGGFKSSEAIGRLVSGLGSALPVIETDLGTYETARRAWSTRGRLARDSALKVDTALSMFERYVDADALIDVLDVARTDVITPLMFEYDLLDRARAARRHIVLPEGSDDRILRAASTLLTRGVVDLTILGVESTIRARAAELGLEIDDARIVSTSDEELVSRFAHVYADARSHKGVTIEQAREVIQDVSFFGTMMVLEGLADGMVSGAAHTTAHTITPSFQVIKTAPGVSIVSSVFLMCLADRVLVYGDCAVNPDPTAEQLADIAISSAETARQFHIEPRVAMLSYSTGSSGTGSDVDKVREATRIVRERRPDLVVDGPMQYDAAVEPSVAASKAPDSPVAGRATVLVFPDLNTGNNTYKAVQRSAGAVAIGPVLQGLRKPVNDLSRGATVQDIVNTVAITAIQAQEMGSEENDA; encoded by the coding sequence ATGGAAGGCGTGTCCAGAAGCATCTACATCGCCTCCGCCGAGGGCCACACGGGCAAGTCCACCGTCGCGCTCGGCATCACCGCACTGCTCACGCGCACCGTCGGCCGCGTGGGGGTGTTCCGTCCCGTGGCGCGTGTCGCCGATGGCTCGGACTACGTGCTCGACCTGCTGCTCGGCCACGACGGCGTGGACCTGAGCTACGAAGACAGCGTCGGCGTGACCTACGACGACGTCCACGAGGACCCCGAGAAGGCGCTGGCCACCATCGTCGCGCGGTACCACGAGGTCGCGAAGAAGTGCGATGCCGTGGTCATCGTCGGCACGGACTACACCGACGTCTCGGGTGCCGCAGAGTTCGAGTTCAACGCGCGCATCGCGGCGAATCTCGGCTCTCCCGTCGCACTCGTGGTCCACGGCCGCGACCGCACTCCCCACGAGATCTCGCAGGTCGTCGAACAGTCGCGATCCGAGCTCGAGTTCCACCACGCCAGAGTCGCCGCCGTCTTCGCCAACCGCTGCGACCCTGAGCAGCTGGACGAGGTGCGCGCGGTGCTCCCGGCCGACATCGGCGTGAGCGCGCTCCCGGAGGAGCCGGTCCTCGTGGCCCCGCTGCTGTCCGCCCTCGTGGAAGCGGTCGACGGCACGCTGGTGTCGGGCGACGCGTCCCTGCTGTCACGCGAGGTCCGCGACGTGACCGTCGGCGCGATGATGCCCGAGCACCTGATCGAACGGCTCCGCGAAGGCGCGGTGGTGATCACCCCCGGCGACAGGTCCGATGCGCTTCTCGCTCTGCTTGCGGCACATGCCGCAGAAGGCTTCCCTGCCCTGGCCGGCATCATCCTGAACGGGGGCTTCAAGTCCTCCGAGGCGATCGGCCGCCTGGTCAGCGGGCTCGGATCGGCGCTGCCCGTCATCGAGACCGATCTGGGCACGTACGAGACCGCCCGGCGCGCGTGGTCCACCCGGGGCCGGCTCGCCAGGGACTCGGCGCTCAAGGTCGACACCGCGCTGTCGATGTTCGAGCGCTACGTGGACGCTGATGCGCTCATCGATGTGCTCGACGTGGCCCGCACGGACGTCATCACGCCGCTCATGTTCGAGTACGACCTGCTGGACCGCGCCCGCGCCGCCCGCCGACACATCGTCCTTCCCGAAGGCTCCGACGACCGGATCCTGCGCGCCGCCTCGACCCTGCTCACGCGCGGTGTCGTGGATCTCACCATCCTCGGCGTGGAGTCGACCATTCGCGCGCGGGCTGCGGAGCTGGGGCTCGAGATCGACGATGCGCGCATCGTCTCGACGAGCGACGAGGAGCTGGTGAGTCGCTTTGCGCACGTCTACGCGGACGCGCGCTCGCACAAGGGCGTCACGATCGAGCAGGCCCGCGAGGTGATTCAGGACGTGAGCTTCTTCGGCACGATGATGGTGCTCGAGGGCCTTGCGGACGGCATGGTCTCCGGGGCAGCCCACACCACCGCTCACACCATCACCCCGTCCTTCCAGGTCATCAAGACCGCGCCTGGCGTCTCCATCGTGTCCTCGGTGTTCCTGATGTGCCTGGCAGACCGCGTCCTCGTCTACGGCGACTGCGCGGTGAACCCCGACCCCACGGCCGAGCAGCTCGCCGACATCGCGATCTCGTCGGCCGAGACCGCCCGCCAGTTCCACATCGAGCCGCGCGTGGCGATGCTCTCCTACTCGACCGGCTCGTCTGGCACCGGCTCCGACGTGGACAAGGTGAGGGAGGCGACGCGCATCGTCCGCGAGCGCCGCCCTGACCTGGTGGTCGACGGCCCGATGCAGTACGACGCCGCCGTCGAGCCATCGGTGGCCGCGAGCAAGGCCCCCGACTCCCCCGTCGCGGGACGGGCCACGGTGCTGGTGTTCCCCGACCTCAACACGGGGAACAATACGTACAAGGCCGTCCAGCGCTCCGCGGGCGCCGTCGCCATCGGGCCAGTCCTGCAGGGGCTGCGCAAGCCCGTGAACGATCTGTCCCGCGGCGCCACCGTCCAGGACATCGTCAACACGGTCGCGATCACCGCGATTCAGGCCCAGGAGATGGGCAGCGAGGAGAACGACGCGTGA
- a CDS encoding GGDEF domain-containing protein, which produces MGRRPFRRALEIIVNSGVSGLDPVDARSVMGANRFFLMSAAVCLPWTIVIAAADPPLTLVPALTHLAMVCGWVVCVDLNRRRRYRAAALIGLMWPIVQFAYLSWMFSNESGFPLPMLTVGALAFLVFPPDEWRSGAGVTALAAGVLVAMYLSESFDEPEAAVSDRWMDLTSVGNVLLVAIIVSVLALFNNQYFVRERRRNDALLGEAQVAARTDALTEVYNRRGITPLLSDAARSGEYALALADLDRFKRINDRLGHGAGDVVLSNVARTLVHAVGARGTVARWGGEEFLVLLPGMSLDEAVAVMERARRAMEEEYGATALVEPVTISAGVAHARRHTSKEETLRLADAKLYEAKASGRNLVVGASVAVAALE; this is translated from the coding sequence TTGGGTCGACGACCCTTCCGTCGCGCCCTCGAGATCATCGTCAACTCGGGCGTGAGCGGACTCGATCCCGTGGACGCGCGGTCCGTCATGGGCGCCAATCGGTTCTTCCTGATGAGCGCCGCCGTCTGCCTGCCGTGGACGATCGTGATCGCCGCCGCAGACCCTCCGCTGACACTGGTACCCGCCCTGACCCACCTCGCGATGGTGTGCGGGTGGGTGGTGTGCGTGGACCTGAACCGACGCCGTCGCTACAGGGCCGCGGCGTTGATCGGCCTGATGTGGCCGATCGTCCAGTTCGCCTATCTCTCGTGGATGTTCTCGAACGAGTCCGGCTTCCCGCTGCCGATGCTCACGGTGGGAGCGTTGGCGTTCCTGGTGTTCCCGCCGGACGAGTGGAGAAGCGGAGCGGGTGTCACGGCGCTGGCCGCGGGAGTGCTCGTGGCGATGTACCTGTCCGAGAGCTTCGACGAGCCGGAGGCCGCGGTGAGCGACCGCTGGATGGACCTGACGTCCGTGGGCAACGTGCTGCTCGTGGCGATCATCGTGTCCGTGCTGGCGCTGTTCAACAACCAGTACTTCGTGCGCGAGCGGCGCCGGAACGACGCCCTCCTCGGCGAAGCCCAGGTCGCCGCGCGCACGGACGCGCTCACTGAGGTCTACAACCGCCGGGGCATCACCCCGCTCCTGTCCGACGCCGCACGGTCGGGCGAGTACGCGCTGGCCCTCGCCGACCTCGACCGATTCAAGCGCATCAACGACCGCCTGGGCCACGGCGCGGGCGACGTGGTGCTTTCGAACGTGGCGCGCACGCTCGTCCATGCCGTCGGCGCCCGCGGCACGGTCGCGCGGTGGGGAGGGGAGGAGTTCCTCGTGCTGCTGCCCGGCATGTCGCTGGACGAGGCCGTCGCGGTGATGGAGCGCGCTCGGCGCGCGATGGAGGAGGAGTACGGCGCCACTGCGCTCGTCGAGCCGGTGACCATCTCCGCAGGAGTCGCGCATGCGCGACGGCACACGAGCAAGGAGGAGACGCTGCGCCTGGCAGACGCCAAGCTCTACGAGGCCAAGGCCTCGGGTCGCAACCTGGTCGTCGGCGCCTCGGTCGCGGTCGCGGCGCTGGAGTGA